One stretch of Candidatus Nitrosotenuis cloacae DNA includes these proteins:
- a CDS encoding redoxin family protein, which yields MRSEIKSALVLGAMIAGVVIGIAAYFASLDAQIMEKSTITNNILSIDKGQFRKAPELQGIAGYINTDSNLKEKIKDKVVLYDIWTYSCINCQRTLPYITAWDEKYSDQGLLIIGIHSPEFEFEKDIKNVELAVEKFGIKYPVILDNDKKTWDAFENRYWPRKYIADDQGYIRYDHIGEGAYDETEKIIQELLQERATRLGLNVVMTQSLVDLEEHKHESKTPELYFGYDFAYGRSQIGNPEGFRPNQQVTYTIPDKLHEDNFYLQGIWENLDDRMILVSESGRIVLPYFAKEANIVAAGASQLEIFVDGQKITPESAGADVNSDGTVNIAESTLYNLVRSSESSSHVLEIQVNQPGFEIYTFTFG from the coding sequence ATGAGATCAGAGATAAAATCTGCACTAGTTCTGGGAGCAATGATTGCAGGTGTGGTTATCGGAATAGCTGCCTATTTTGCATCATTGGATGCTCAAATTATGGAAAAATCCACCATCACAAACAACATACTCAGTATAGACAAGGGCCAATTCAGAAAGGCGCCAGAATTGCAAGGGATTGCCGGCTATATCAATACAGATTCGAATCTAAAAGAAAAGATCAAGGACAAAGTCGTCCTGTATGATATTTGGACATATAGTTGCATAAATTGTCAGAGAACTCTGCCATACATTACTGCGTGGGATGAGAAATATTCTGATCAGGGTTTGCTCATAATTGGAATCCATTCACCAGAGTTTGAATTTGAAAAAGACATCAAAAACGTAGAATTGGCAGTTGAAAAATTTGGAATAAAATACCCAGTCATACTAGACAATGACAAAAAAACTTGGGATGCCTTTGAGAACAGATACTGGCCAAGAAAATACATTGCAGATGATCAAGGATACATCCGATATGATCATATCGGCGAAGGTGCATATGATGAAACAGAAAAAATAATTCAAGAATTACTACAAGAACGTGCAACAAGACTGGGATTAAACGTTGTAATGACACAATCACTAGTCGACCTTGAGGAACACAAGCACGAATCGAAAACACCGGAACTATATTTCGGATATGACTTTGCATATGGAAGAAGCCAAATTGGAAACCCAGAAGGATTCAGACCTAACCAACAAGTCACATATACTATCCCTGACAAATTACATGAAGATAATTTCTATTTGCAAGGAATTTGGGAAAATCTTGATGATAGAATGATCCTAGTTTCGGAATCAGGAAGAATTGTTTTGCCATATTTTGCAAAAGAGGCAAACATTGTTGCTGCTGGAGCTTCTCAGCTGGAAATATTTGTGGACGGCCAGAAGATCACGCCAGAAAGTGCAGGCGCTGATGTCAACTCAGATGGTACAGTAAACATAGCAGAGTCGACATTGTACAACTTGGTAAGATCAAGTGAATCATCATCACATGTGCTAGAAATTCAGGTAAACCAGCCAGGGTTTGAGATATACACGTTCACCTTTGGCTAA
- a CDS encoding 50S ribosomal protein L6 encodes MSTKQVEIFQATFDVPDKVKVTLNKHMLLIEGPLGKVYKNFKKIPVEMSVSGNKVSIKAINSRKKYYAIANTALSLVRNLCDGVINGYTVKMKIVYAHFPITVKTKDKLVLVENFQGERAPRVAKIHGATKVASKGDEVTVTGPVLNDVTQTAAEIQAMTQVKNKDHRVFLDGIYQYHKAKGIEK; translated from the coding sequence ATGTCTACTAAGCAAGTCGAAATATTCCAAGCCACATTTGATGTGCCAGACAAGGTCAAAGTCACACTAAACAAGCATATGCTACTGATAGAGGGGCCATTAGGCAAGGTCTACAAGAATTTCAAAAAAATTCCAGTAGAAATGTCCGTTTCCGGTAACAAAGTATCAATCAAGGCAATCAACTCTCGCAAAAAATACTATGCAATAGCAAACACTGCACTATCGTTGGTTCGAAACCTATGCGATGGTGTGATCAATGGTTATACGGTGAAAATGAAGATTGTATATGCGCACTTTCCAATCACAGTAAAGACAAAGGACAAGCTAGTCCTAGTTGAAAACTTTCAAGGCGAGCGAGCCCCACGAGTTGCAAAAATTCACGGCGCAACAAAAGTTGCCTCAAAAGGAGATGAGGTCACAGTCACAGGACCCGTACTCAATGATGTGACACAAACTGCAGCAGAGATTCAGGCAATGACTCAGGTCAAAAACAAGGACCACCGAGTATTTCTGGATGGTATCTATCAGTACCACAAGGCAAAAGGAATCGAAAAATAA
- a CDS encoding YkgJ family cysteine cluster protein, whose amino-acid sequence MEFSCVKDCSQCCIEREYYPSKKYGKIGVLILPDEKPRIESLAKKYGIEISIIPRIGTSNDLAEHKTILAYQMMGRDQNGNTCPFLETESESRSPHGGFTCKIYNQRPLACRAYPLIETNPITLDQKCKFCQTCSTADSNLNSEIESLIQIKNQMSQPHAILWRYATGTGNKEDESTIQKGWIRQ is encoded by the coding sequence ATGGAATTTAGCTGCGTAAAGGACTGCTCGCAGTGTTGTATCGAGCGTGAATATTACCCATCAAAAAAATACGGCAAAATCGGCGTTCTGATTTTACCAGACGAAAAGCCAAGAATAGAATCACTAGCAAAAAAATACGGAATTGAAATCAGCATCATACCCAGAATAGGAACATCCAATGATTTGGCAGAACACAAAACCATTCTCGCATACCAAATGATGGGAAGGGATCAAAACGGCAACACATGTCCATTTTTGGAGACCGAATCCGAATCACGATCACCACACGGCGGATTCACATGTAAGATATACAATCAAAGGCCGCTTGCATGCAGGGCATATCCGCTAATTGAGACCAATCCAATCACATTGGACCAAAAATGCAAGTTTTGCCAGACATGTAGTACGGCAGACTCTAATCTAAATTCAGAAATAGAGTCACTAATTCAGATAAAAAACCAAATGAGCCAGCCACACGCCATACTATGGCGATATGCCACAGGCACAGGCAACAAAGAGGACGAATCAACAATCCAAAAAGGCTGGATAAGACAATAA
- a CDS encoding cytochrome c biogenesis CcdA family protein, with protein MTEINIAVAAVAGIGSFLAPCILPVIPAFLAYISGTTITDLQRNNGTVNLLTNRLNILINTVFFVLGFSIVFSVFGVILNSVLSSNATSLTAGFNQVGGIIIIGFGAFMILSSRINKLNFEKKILPKGGKASYPLSFVFGLAFATGWTPCIGPILGSILTLAATTPSQAFSLLLAYSLGLGIPFILMGLFFSKMTRLIRALSRHLKYYSVIMGGFIILLGVLVLTNQLATIASFPLLNDLLLG; from the coding sequence ATGACAGAGATCAATATCGCAGTTGCGGCAGTTGCAGGCATTGGATCCTTTCTTGCCCCATGCATTTTGCCAGTAATTCCCGCATTTTTGGCATACATATCTGGCACCACCATTACGGATCTTCAGCGAAACAATGGTACTGTGAATCTCCTAACAAACAGATTGAACATTCTGATAAACACAGTATTCTTTGTCTTGGGGTTTTCTATTGTGTTTTCAGTATTTGGAGTAATACTAAACAGCGTACTATCAAGTAATGCCACAAGCCTAACGGCTGGGTTTAACCAAGTGGGCGGAATTATAATAATTGGATTTGGCGCATTCATGATACTATCAAGTAGGATCAACAAACTAAATTTTGAGAAAAAAATCCTGCCAAAAGGCGGAAAGGCAAGCTATCCACTATCGTTTGTTTTTGGACTGGCATTTGCCACAGGGTGGACGCCATGTATTGGCCCTATTCTTGGAAGCATCCTCACACTAGCAGCAACTACGCCAAGCCAAGCATTTTCATTATTGCTTGCATATTCTCTAGGACTTGGAATTCCATTCATTTTGATGGGTTTGTTCTTCTCAAAAATGACCAGATTAATCAGAGCACTGAGTAGACATCTAAAGTATTATTCTGTAATAATGGGTGGATTCATCATATTGCTGGGGGTTTTAGTTTTGACAAACCAGCTTGCAACGATTGCAAGTTTTCCACTCTTGAATGACTTATTGTTGGGTTGA
- the bioD gene encoding dethiobiotin synthase, translating to MKSFFVTGTDTGIGKTAFTCGLASLLRVSGIAVGVMKPFATGIPQKNGFQSEDVSMLVRSSGVSDPESLVNPYFFAIPASPYSAAKKLGRQIDLDLVLSSFDKLRSIHDVMLVEGIGGIMTPILKDYFVIDLIKDLNLDAMVVTGSKIGTINHTTLTVDACKKHGIRIPGLIVNQTDKNGYDLDELGQDLTSLSGVDVISKIPNLDNVEDITTILKNNGFLDVFSRL from the coding sequence ATGAAGTCGTTTTTTGTGACTGGAACAGACACTGGAATTGGCAAGACTGCATTTACATGCGGCCTGGCAAGTCTTTTGCGTGTTTCCGGGATTGCTGTTGGCGTGATGAAGCCGTTTGCTACTGGCATTCCGCAAAAAAACGGATTTCAATCAGAGGATGTCTCCATGTTGGTGAGATCCTCGGGCGTTTCTGATCCTGAATCGTTGGTGAATCCATATTTTTTTGCAATTCCTGCATCTCCATATTCGGCGGCAAAAAAGCTTGGACGACAAATAGACCTTGATTTGGTTTTATCTAGTTTTGATAAATTACGTTCTATTCATGACGTGATGCTGGTGGAAGGAATTGGAGGCATAATGACTCCAATTCTGAAGGATTACTTTGTCATTGATCTGATCAAAGACCTAAATCTTGATGCTATGGTTGTGACTGGCTCAAAAATTGGAACCATAAATCACACCACACTTACTGTAGATGCGTGCAAAAAGCATGGAATTCGCATTCCAGGTCTGATAGTAAACCAGACTGATAAAAATGGTTATGATTTGGATGAACTTGGACAGGATCTGACATCATTAAGTGGAGTTGATGTAATATCAAAAATTCCAAATCTGGATAATGTTGAAGACATTACAACCATTCTAAAAAATAATGGATTCCTTGATGTTTTCTCTAGACTCTGA
- the bioB gene encoding biotin synthase BioB, giving the protein MLDSQIIMEYQNKVLAGERLGENELRVLINISDLRTLSDAANKITRKFQGNKVDVEQLANIKKNYCSEDCVFCGQSAFFNTGIDSYQLLPAEEILKMAKKAKDEGAESYCLVAAWREPSEADFLKVCNIISQIRDKVGISIECSLGFLTTPQAKKLKELGVKRYNHNLETARSKFPQICTTHTYQDRLDTLHIARSAGLELCTGGIIGMGETREQRLELISDLAKLEPEEVTINLLVAIPGTPLELQTPIPFEEILRVFAVTRFALPKSIIKISGGREVHLEDSGEELLLSGANGIISAGYLTLGGNAMNKDLEMIKKIKLETNA; this is encoded by the coding sequence ATGTTGGATTCCCAAATAATAATGGAATATCAAAATAAAGTTCTTGCTGGGGAAAGACTCGGAGAGAATGAGCTTAGAGTACTCATTAACATTTCAGATTTAAGAACACTATCCGACGCTGCAAACAAAATTACACGCAAGTTTCAGGGAAACAAGGTGGACGTTGAGCAGCTTGCAAACATCAAAAAAAACTATTGCAGTGAAGATTGTGTGTTTTGTGGTCAGTCCGCCTTTTTCAATACAGGGATTGACAGCTACCAATTATTGCCAGCAGAAGAGATTCTCAAAATGGCAAAAAAAGCCAAAGACGAGGGAGCAGAATCATATTGCCTAGTGGCAGCCTGGCGAGAGCCATCAGAGGCAGACTTTCTCAAGGTGTGTAATATCATATCCCAAATCAGAGACAAAGTTGGAATATCAATAGAGTGCAGTCTTGGGTTTCTTACCACACCACAGGCAAAAAAACTCAAAGAATTGGGAGTGAAAAGATACAACCATAATTTAGAAACTGCAAGATCAAAGTTCCCACAAATATGCACCACTCATACATACCAAGACAGACTAGATACACTACACATAGCAAGAAGTGCAGGCCTTGAACTGTGCACTGGTGGGATAATAGGGATGGGTGAGACTCGCGAACAAAGATTAGAATTAATCTCAGATTTGGCAAAACTGGAACCAGAAGAAGTCACAATAAACCTCCTAGTGGCAATTCCCGGAACCCCACTTGAGCTTCAAACACCAATTCCATTTGAAGAGATTTTGCGAGTCTTTGCAGTAACCAGATTCGCACTGCCAAAATCAATTATCAAAATATCTGGTGGCAGAGAGGTACACTTGGAGGATTCCGGGGAAGAATTACTGCTTAGCGGTGCAAATGGAATAATCAGTGCCGGCTATCTTACTTTGGGCGGTAATGCAATGAATAAAGACCTAGAAATGATCAAAAAAATCAAACTTGAAACAAACGCTTGA
- a CDS encoding 30S ribosomal protein S8 codes for MPATNILSNLFNTLYNNEARRRTDCVILPTSKLGIEVLKTLQKHNYIGEFEHVEDKRGGKFKIQLLAHITKCGAITPRFKVKKGEFNDWEQQYLPAYNRGMLVVTTNQGVMSHHDAQNKGIGGFLIGYVY; via the coding sequence ATGCCAGCAACAAACATTCTCTCAAATCTATTCAATACTCTGTATAATAATGAGGCAAGAAGAAGAACCGATTGTGTAATACTTCCAACATCAAAGCTTGGAATTGAGGTTCTAAAAACACTACAAAAACACAACTATATCGGCGAATTTGAGCACGTAGAGGATAAGCGAGGAGGAAAATTCAAGATTCAACTATTGGCACACATTACAAAATGTGGTGCAATCACGCCTAGATTCAAGGTAAAAAAAGGCGAATTTAATGACTGGGAGCAGCAATATCTACCAGCATATAACCGAGGAATGCTAGTTGTTACTACAAACCAAGGTGTCATGTCTCACCATGATGCACAAAACAAAGGAATTGGAGGATTCTTGATTGGATATGTCTACTAA
- a CDS encoding 30S ribosomal protein S14 gives MAKDRSYEYTGRHKHEFGKGSRWCKRCGDYTAVIQKYNLMICRRCFREVANSLGFIKYR, from the coding sequence ATGGCAAAAGATAGATCATACGAATACACCGGACGACACAAGCATGAATTTGGCAAAGGCTCTAGATGGTGCAAGCGTTGTGGTGACTATACTGCAGTAATCCAAAAGTACAACCTGATGATTTGCAGACGATGCTTTCGAGAAGTAGCAAATTCATTGGGCTTTATCAAATATCGGTGA
- a CDS encoding Snf7 family protein — protein MGSLSDKWNDFGRSESLSQRIVDKVKPDVPLKNKIDVAQKNLQLQIVKLDGISQKIKQKNDYIFSKIVAAQKSNNNLHAKAYATELLEIRKMHNMVNGAKLALEQIQLRLNTVSELGDIVVTLSPCMSVIKGLGSSLSGIMPEATSSMQNLSQILGDVLTGSSMNSADTTVSTYSSNSDTLAILEEAQAVIEGQARASIPEPPANVSSGAVRKETLI, from the coding sequence ATGGGATCATTGAGTGACAAGTGGAATGATTTTGGACGATCAGAAAGCCTGTCACAGAGAATCGTAGATAAGGTAAAGCCCGATGTTCCATTAAAAAATAAAATTGATGTAGCACAGAAAAACCTTCAACTCCAAATCGTGAAACTAGATGGAATTTCTCAAAAAATAAAACAAAAAAACGATTACATTTTCAGCAAAATAGTTGCCGCACAGAAATCAAACAACAATCTGCACGCAAAAGCATATGCAACTGAGCTTTTAGAAATTAGAAAAATGCACAACATGGTAAATGGTGCAAAACTTGCACTAGAACAGATTCAGCTTAGACTAAACACAGTATCAGAACTAGGAGATATCGTGGTAACATTGAGCCCATGCATGTCAGTAATCAAAGGACTGGGAAGCTCCCTCTCAGGAATAATGCCAGAGGCAACATCATCAATGCAAAACCTCTCACAAATACTGGGCGATGTATTGACTGGCTCTTCAATGAATTCAGCAGACACTACAGTATCCACATACAGTTCAAACTCTGATACACTTGCAATTTTGGAAGAGGCTCAAGCAGTCATTGAAGGACAGGCAAGAGCAAGCATTCCAGAACCACCGGCAAATGTTTCAAGCGGTGCAGTAAGAAAAGAGACACTCATTTAG
- the bioA gene encoding adenosylmethionine--8-amino-7-oxononanoate transaminase, giving the protein MRNSSIWHPYTQMSEWDSFPDIVRGDGFWLVDSRGNRYLDGVASMWCNVWGHSKREIITTINSQSKKIIHSSLFNLTNNQAETLAKKLVSISPGMNRVFYSDNGSTAMEIAFKIAIQHWQNIGQKNKTMFATLQNGYHGDTFGTMSVGFVPAFFGKFKKNLYKTIQIPFENSYKISNHKEYHSQTLERIENQLSKNHNIAAFVMESGAQIAGGVNIYRDNFQSDIGKICKKHGVLFILDEIATGFGRLGSLVEYTAQKSKPDIVSYGKMLTAGYLPMAATLVTKKIYDSFLGNYHAMKHLYHGHTFTGNTMACAVANQNLQLYQKTGLISKVNKTAKHLEKRLEEFWNINAVGDIRHKGMLAGIELVSNRTKKIPISFSKSTNKIVFDEAKKHKIYLRTLGNIVMLVPPLAISQKELDFLMDGTIKTIKNITK; this is encoded by the coding sequence ATGAGGAATAGTTCCATATGGCACCCATACACGCAAATGTCAGAATGGGATTCATTCCCAGACATAGTCAGGGGTGATGGATTCTGGCTTGTAGATTCCAGGGGAAACAGATACCTGGACGGAGTCGCAAGCATGTGGTGCAATGTCTGGGGACATTCCAAGCGTGAGATCATAACCACCATAAACTCGCAATCAAAAAAGATCATTCATTCTTCACTGTTTAATTTAACAAACAATCAGGCAGAAACACTAGCAAAAAAACTAGTCTCAATATCACCTGGAATGAATCGCGTATTTTACTCTGATAATGGCTCCACTGCAATGGAGATCGCATTCAAGATTGCAATCCAGCATTGGCAAAACATTGGGCAAAAAAACAAGACCATGTTTGCCACATTGCAAAATGGATATCATGGGGATACGTTTGGGACAATGTCGGTAGGGTTTGTTCCCGCATTTTTTGGCAAATTCAAAAAAAATCTCTACAAAACAATACAAATTCCATTTGAGAACAGTTACAAGATTTCAAATCACAAAGAATACCATTCCCAAACATTGGAAAGAATCGAAAACCAACTATCAAAAAACCACAACATTGCAGCATTTGTCATGGAAAGCGGTGCCCAGATTGCTGGCGGTGTCAACATTTACCGGGATAATTTTCAATCGGATATTGGCAAGATCTGCAAAAAGCACGGCGTCTTGTTCATTTTGGATGAGATCGCCACTGGGTTTGGTAGGTTAGGCTCACTAGTAGAATATACCGCCCAAAAAAGCAAACCAGACATTGTATCATACGGAAAGATGCTAACTGCTGGCTATCTTCCAATGGCAGCGACTCTGGTCACAAAAAAGATCTATGACTCGTTTTTGGGCAATTATCACGCCATGAAACACCTATACCACGGACATACATTTACCGGAAATACAATGGCATGCGCCGTGGCAAACCAAAATTTACAGTTATACCAAAAAACAGGGCTGATTTCCAAGGTGAACAAAACTGCAAAGCACCTTGAAAAACGCCTAGAGGAGTTTTGGAATATTAATGCCGTAGGCGACATCAGGCACAAAGGAATGCTTGCAGGCATAGAACTGGTATCAAACAGAACAAAAAAGATACCAATCTCGTTTTCCAAGTCCACAAATAAGATAGTCTTTGATGAGGCAAAAAAACACAAGATCTATCTGAGAACACTGGGAAACATTGTGATGCTTGTGCCCCCTCTTGCAATATCGCAAAAGGAGCTTGATTTTTTGATGGATGGTACAATCAAAACCATCAAAAACATAACCAAATAA
- a CDS encoding hydroxymethylglutaryl-CoA synthase family protein, which translates to MAAGIDDIAIYIPRLFVDSTDFATARGVDPVKLKQGLGISRMAIVDSNQDPACLAANACLKIMQRNKIAPSDIGRLYVATESSLDESKALNSYVIGMLEQVYGDDSFEHCGGIECKFACVSGSYALYDNANWIRAGEAEGKHAIVVVSDIAKYDMGSSGEYTQGAGAIAMLLNDNPRLLQFDSKVTSTSIKNEYDFYRPFGKETPIVHGQYSNLLYLIQVKKAFEAYKKKALETGIVKMKEGETILDHIDYLCMHLPYSNMGKKALSYLLRREWRSLPRWKRIVEQTGMEEPVPKDPRGTIESILADEEYMGNDHQFNKLFTKTKEYQAFYEDKLASSLIASSMIGNLYTASLYLGFRSCLEFEFQKGVELEGKRFGFGSYGSGSSAMVFSGVVQPSYKEIVTNMNLEAEIGERVKLSLKDYEEIHENKRTPTESMLNGKNEFVLVSVEKAPESRGERKYAFCQ; encoded by the coding sequence ATGGCAGCAGGTATTGATGATATTGCCATTTACATTCCACGGCTGTTTGTAGATTCGACTGATTTTGCCACAGCCAGAGGCGTAGACCCAGTCAAGCTAAAGCAGGGCTTGGGCATATCGCGCATGGCAATAGTGGATTCCAACCAAGACCCGGCATGCTTGGCAGCAAACGCCTGTCTAAAGATTATGCAGCGCAACAAGATAGCCCCAAGCGATATTGGACGCCTGTATGTAGCAACCGAATCATCATTGGATGAATCCAAGGCGCTAAACTCGTACGTCATAGGCATGCTAGAGCAGGTCTACGGGGATGACTCTTTTGAGCACTGTGGGGGAATAGAGTGCAAGTTTGCATGTGTTTCCGGCTCTTATGCGTTATATGATAATGCTAATTGGATCAGAGCAGGGGAGGCAGAAGGCAAGCATGCAATAGTTGTAGTATCTGACATTGCAAAATACGACATGGGTTCGTCTGGCGAGTACACCCAAGGCGCAGGCGCAATTGCAATGCTACTAAACGACAACCCAAGATTACTACAGTTTGATTCCAAGGTTACATCGACTTCGATTAAAAACGAGTATGATTTCTATAGGCCGTTTGGAAAAGAGACTCCAATAGTTCACGGCCAGTATTCCAATTTGCTGTATTTGATCCAAGTCAAAAAGGCCTTTGAGGCATACAAGAAAAAGGCACTAGAGACTGGAATCGTAAAGATGAAGGAAGGAGAAACCATTTTAGATCATATCGATTATCTGTGCATGCATTTGCCATATTCAAACATGGGCAAAAAGGCACTATCATATTTGCTCAGACGTGAATGGAGAAGCCTCCCAAGATGGAAAAGAATCGTAGAGCAGACAGGTATGGAGGAGCCAGTGCCAAAGGATCCAAGAGGTACTATCGAATCCATTCTGGCAGATGAAGAGTACATGGGCAATGACCACCAGTTCAACAAGTTATTCACAAAGACAAAAGAATATCAGGCATTTTACGAGGACAAGCTTGCTAGCTCACTAATTGCATCATCAATGATTGGCAATCTTTACACGGCATCACTATACCTTGGATTTAGAAGCTGCTTAGAATTTGAATTCCAAAAAGGAGTCGAGCTGGAAGGAAAACGATTTGGGTTTGGCTCTTACGGCAGTGGCAGTAGTGCAATGGTCTTCTCAGGTGTTGTCCAGCCATCATACAAGGAAATCGTCACGAACATGAATCTGGAGGCAGAGATAGGCGAGCGAGTGAAACTATCACTCAAAGACTATGAGGAGATTCATGAAAACAAGCGCACCCCAACTGAGAGCATGCTAAACGGCAAAAACGAGTTTGTCCTAGTAAGTGTGGAGAAAGCCCCTGAAAGTCGTGGCGAGCGCAAATACGCATTTTGTCAATAA
- a CDS encoding NUDIX hydrolase, with amino-acid sequence MNQNLAKIRKAPKKDYDNFRKYFAFACVDLVILDGKSVLLTKRTRNPYKGYWHLPGSMIHKTETMHEAAKRSAKEELNLKIKITKLVGVYESLDGFRHDVSHGFLVQVIGGKIKTDFQSSDIGFFKTLPKKTLPHHRLVIRDALKAKP; translated from the coding sequence TTGAACCAAAACTTGGCCAAAATACGCAAAGCACCGAAAAAAGATTATGATAATTTTAGGAAATACTTTGCATTCGCCTGCGTTGACTTGGTAATTCTTGATGGCAAATCCGTACTCTTGACCAAACGAACACGTAATCCATACAAGGGATATTGGCATCTGCCTGGAAGCATGATTCACAAAACCGAAACAATGCACGAAGCTGCCAAAAGATCTGCAAAAGAAGAACTAAACCTGAAAATCAAAATCACAAAACTCGTTGGTGTTTACGAGAGTCTTGATGGATTTCGTCATGATGTCTCTCATGGGTTTTTAGTTCAAGTTATTGGTGGTAAGATAAAGACTGACTTTCAGAGCAGCGATATTGGATTTTTCAAAACCCTTCCAAAAAAGACATTACCGCATCACAGACTAGTGATTCGTGATGCCCTCAAGGCTAAGCCCTAG
- a CDS encoding aminotransferase class I/II-fold pyridoxal phosphate-dependent enzyme, with protein sequence MKQTLESIQNRLSEIKRQNLYRRLKYGKINGPYITINSKKLVNFCSNDYLGLSSTKITASQSQSSSRLVSGNDTSFMKLEKKLAEHKSQEAALVFPTGYMANLGAIPALVDKNTIIFSDELNHASIIEACKLSGAKLQVYRHNDVDDLEKKIKKFKAYNKLIITEGIFSMDGDYSKLREISEISQKTDSFLILDDAHGDFTVGKDGKGTPNHFGVEKKVDVYISSLSKGLGSFGGYATASNPVVDLCINKARSFIYTSALPSFLVEMSLSRIKQNRAKQQKKLEKNTSMFSSGLKQIGYDIKSQTHIIPIIIGNEKKTLEFGRFMYENKVFAQPIRYPTVPKNSARLRVSVTAWLEKSHIESALSVFERAAEKFKLV encoded by the coding sequence TTGAAACAAACGCTTGAGAGCATCCAAAACAGATTATCAGAGATAAAAAGACAAAATCTCTATCGACGACTAAAGTACGGCAAAATAAACGGTCCATACATCACAATTAATTCAAAAAAGCTGGTAAATTTTTGCTCAAATGACTATCTTGGCTTGTCCAGCACAAAGATCACAGCCTCGCAATCACAGTCAAGCTCAAGACTAGTCTCAGGGAATGATACATCGTTTATGAAATTGGAAAAAAAACTTGCCGAACACAAATCCCAGGAAGCAGCCCTAGTATTTCCAACTGGATATATGGCAAATCTTGGTGCAATACCTGCACTTGTTGATAAAAACACCATAATCTTTAGCGATGAGCTGAATCATGCCAGCATAATTGAGGCATGCAAACTGAGTGGTGCAAAACTCCAAGTGTACAGACACAATGATGTTGATGACTTGGAAAAAAAGATAAAAAAATTCAAGGCCTACAACAAACTCATCATAACTGAAGGAATATTCAGCATGGATGGAGACTATTCCAAACTAAGAGAGATTTCCGAGATATCGCAAAAAACAGATTCCTTTCTGATATTGGATGATGCACATGGTGACTTTACAGTTGGTAAGGATGGTAAAGGCACGCCGAATCATTTTGGAGTAGAAAAAAAAGTTGATGTCTACATCAGCAGCCTGAGCAAGGGGCTTGGCTCTTTTGGTGGATATGCGACAGCATCTAATCCAGTTGTGGATTTGTGCATAAACAAGGCTCGCTCATTTATCTACACATCTGCATTACCATCATTTCTTGTAGAGATGTCTCTGAGTAGAATAAAGCAGAATAGGGCAAAACAACAAAAAAAGCTAGAAAAAAACACATCAATGTTCTCATCAGGCCTAAAACAAATTGGGTATGATATCAAATCTCAGACACACATAATACCAATCATCATAGGCAATGAGAAAAAAACACTAGAGTTTGGCAGATTCATGTATGAGAATAAAGTGTTCGCACAGCCAATAAGGTACCCAACCGTTCCAAAGAATAGCGCACGGCTCCGGGTATCAGTTACTGCATGGTTAGAAAAATCACACATAGAATCGGCTTTGAGTGTGTTTGAGCGAGCTGCTGAAAAATTCAAACTAGTTTGA